From the Cryptomeria japonica chromosome 2, Sugi_1.0, whole genome shotgun sequence genome, one window contains:
- the LOC131037104 gene encoding scarecrow-like protein 26, with amino-acid sequence MEITIMQEAGHIYWDDNKLESKEDFSWDTPLNFNFSTDDSSLGSPPSEFYSIEENTMLSIEENTVLSNESQNDVMEFSFDDELLDSNDDLLWDDLIIEETELLCPCPEKELSSEQENSAIIEKSDLIMFELDFINAQDCGKDFSCLTSETKNTSTYGEAEKFSEIIIPCESDSSEYKGLRIVHLLTACAEAASNGVIELVEVLLERLKEIASPTGSTMERVAYYLSQSLQKTQMDKRVHNSISNGVSQANFLGAFILLNQAYPFIKIAHFTTNQSILEAIPLTKQQCVHIIDFDIMDGMQWPSLMEALKNEDYQIDHLKITAVKWVDSFEDSDPFSSYYKDTGKRLSEYADSLGIPFSFQETEMKNLQGMISSSNEDEIVVVNCMWELPNMFERSRKQLVDFINGADQFNLVILTLGTGPNGISGYDENLTFMDRFSQCLRNLCAMFDSLEAGLGEQYGLARAMMEHLFSSPMMCRPINYMANDELFRAIDIPLKLGFVEGAISQKIFMHAKALVSCNEIGRLYGVESTGNGQLLLNWDMTPLTCVSAWC; translated from the coding sequence atggagATTACCATAATGCAGGAAGCTGGGCACATCTATTGGGACGACAACAAACTGGAGAGCAAGGAAGATTTTAGTTGGGATACACCATTAAATTTTAATTTCAGCACCGATGATTCTTCTCTTGGGAGCCCACCATCAGAATTCTATTCGATCGAAGAGAATACAATGCTTTCGATCGAAGAGAATACAGTGCTTTCAAATGAGAGCCAAAATGATGTTAtggaattttcttttgatgatgagCTCTTAGACTCGAATGATGATCTTTTGTGGGACGACCTAATAATTGAGGAGACTGAATTATTATGTCCATGTCCTGAAAAGGAGCTCTCTTCAGAACAAGAGAATTCAGCCATAATTGAAAAATCTGATCTAATTATGTTTGAGCTTGATTTTATAAATGCTCAAGATTGTGGTAAAGATTTTAGCTGTTTAACAAGTGAGACTAAAAATACATCAACCTATGGAGAGGCTGAAAAATTTAGTGAAATCATAATCCCATGTGAGAGTGATTCTTCTGAATACAAGGGATTGAGGATTGTTCATCTTCTAACTGCCTGTGCAGAGGCGGCATCTAATGGAGTCATTGAACTTGTTGAGGTTCTTCTTGAAAGGCTAAAAGAAATAGCTTCCCCAACTGGGTCTACTATGGAGAGAGTGGCTTACTATCTTTCTCAATCACTGCAAAAAACACAGATGGATAAGCGGGTGCACAATTCAATTTCAAATGGGGTGTCTCAAGCCAATTTTCTTGGAGCTTTCATCTTACTTAACCAAGCCTATCCTTTTATAAAGATTGCACATTTTACTACAAACCAGAGCATTTTGGAAGCCATTCCTTTGACAAAGCAGCAGTGTGTGCACATAATTGATTTTGACATAATGGACGGTATGCAGTGGCCATCATTGATGGAAGCCTTGAAGAATGAAGATTACCAGATTGATCACCTCAAAATCACAGCGGTCAAATGGGTGGATTCTTTTGAGGATTCAGACCCATTTTCAAGCTACTATAAAGACACTGGAAAAAGATTGTCTGAGTATGCAGATTCATTGGGGATTCCATTTTCGTTCCAGGAAACCGAAATGAAAAATTTGCAAGGGATGATAAGTTCCTCCAATGAGGATGAGATTGTGGTAGTGAATTGTATGTGGGAATTGCCAAATATGTTTGAGCGCAGTAGGAAGCAGTTAGTAGATTTCATTAATGGAGCAGATCAGTTCAATCTAGTTATCTTGACTCTGGGTACTGGACCAAATGGAATTTCAGGCTATGATGAGAACCTTACCTTCATGGACCGATTTTCTCAGTGTTTGAGAAACTTGTGTGCAATGTTTGATTCCTTGGAAGCAGGACTAGGAGAGCAATATGGGCTTGCTCGAGCAATGATGGAACATCTCTTCTCTAGCCCAATGATGTGCAGACCGATTAATTACATGGCGAATGATGAGCTATTCAGAGCGATTGACATacctttaaaattagggtttgttgaggGTGCCATAAGTCAGAAAATTTTTATGCATGCAAAAGCTCTTGTATCTTGCAATGAGATAGGGAGATTGTATGGTGTAGAGTCAACAGGGAATGGTCAGCTGCTTCTAAACTGGGACATGACTCCTTTGACATGTGTGTCTGCAtggtgttaa